A genomic segment from Armatimonadota bacterium encodes:
- a CDS encoding sugar phosphate isomerase/epimerase translates to MKIGSLSAAWSAQPLEEVLDFFAGAGLQAVELGAGAYPGNAHCNAAELNKNAKKREALAKAVESRGMVISALSVHGNPLHPNEAIAKEHHDAWREAAKLANSLGVKCINGFSGLPGGAPGDKVPNWVVAPWPEDHLAALNYQWDVAAKYWKAEAKIMEKMDVCFCFEMHPNFLVYNPETLVKLREVAGSDRICANFDPSHLFWQGIDPSAALRWLGEKAKGARSFIQHFHAKDSLVYQWNAKVNGVLDTKHYGDEINRGWIFRTVGYGHDAGVWKDMLSTLRMVGYDGVLSIEHEDSLMSSNEGFLKAIAFLKEAAIFEERGEMTWA, encoded by the coding sequence ATGAAGATCGGTTCACTGTCGGCCGCATGGAGTGCTCAACCGTTGGAGGAAGTGCTGGACTTCTTCGCAGGCGCAGGCTTGCAGGCCGTTGAGCTGGGCGCGGGGGCATACCCCGGCAATGCTCACTGCAATGCCGCCGAACTGAACAAGAATGCGAAGAAGCGCGAGGCCCTCGCGAAAGCCGTGGAAAGCCGGGGCATGGTCATTTCGGCTCTGAGCGTTCACGGCAACCCGCTGCACCCGAATGAGGCCATTGCCAAGGAGCACCATGATGCCTGGCGCGAGGCGGCAAAGCTCGCGAACAGCCTGGGCGTCAAGTGCATCAACGGCTTCTCCGGCCTGCCCGGCGGCGCACCCGGGGACAAGGTCCCGAACTGGGTCGTTGCTCCCTGGCCCGAGGACCATCTCGCGGCGCTGAATTACCAGTGGGACGTTGCCGCGAAGTACTGGAAAGCCGAAGCAAAGATCATGGAAAAGATGGACGTCTGCTTCTGCTTCGAGATGCACCCGAACTTCCTGGTCTACAATCCGGAGACACTGGTGAAACTCCGGGAGGTCGCCGGGTCGGACCGCATCTGCGCGAACTTCGACCCCTCGCACTTGTTCTGGCAGGGCATCGACCCGTCCGCGGCGCTGCGCTGGCTGGGTGAGAAGGCCAAGGGCGCGCGGTCCTTCATCCAGCACTTCCACGCCAAGGACAGCTTGGTTTACCAGTGGAACGCTAAGGTCAACGGTGTGCTGGACACCAAGCACTACGGCGATGAGATCAACCGCGGCTGGATCTTCCGCACGGTCGGCTACGGTCATGACGCGGGCGTATGGAAGGACATGCTGAGCACCCTGCGAATGGTGGGCTACGATGGCGTCCTGTCCATCGAGCACGAGGACAGCCTGATGAGCAGCAATGAGGGCTTCCTGAAGGCCATCGCGTTCCTCAAGGAGGCCGCAATCTTTGAGGAGAGGGGCGAGATGACCTGGGCGTAG
- a CDS encoding Gfo/Idh/MocA family oxidoreductase produces MSREVRVGLVGYNFMGRAHSNAYRQVPFYFPEVRAVPVMKVLCGRTKDRLEMFAKQFQWQETETKYERLLERDDIDLVDITSPNNQHVEMVIAAAKAGKHVFCEKPLATNLADAKKALKAVQDAGVLHMLCHNYRRAPACSLAKKMIENGDLGEIYHWRALYLQDWLMSPSTPMMWRVQKKIAGSGSLGDLMAHSIDMALWLLGGIEEVACTMKTFIKKRPKLAQVDTGLGGKAAEGAPMGTVDVDDGVITLAKFANGALGTFEATRFAAGRKNYNWFEVNGSKGSVVFNLETMNELLYYNAGDPEDRLGFRVIQATADCHPMMSHPAGGPRYWPVAHIIGYEHTFINTVADLMNNIADGEMPWPNFEDGCKTQAVLEACTIADKSKKWEKVPKV; encoded by the coding sequence ATGTCGAGAGAAGTGCGTGTCGGTCTGGTCGGGTACAATTTCATGGGTCGGGCGCACAGCAATGCCTACCGTCAGGTCCCGTTCTACTTCCCGGAAGTCAGAGCGGTTCCTGTGATGAAGGTGCTGTGTGGGCGGACCAAAGATCGTCTGGAAATGTTCGCGAAGCAGTTCCAGTGGCAGGAGACCGAGACGAAGTATGAGCGGCTGCTGGAGCGGGATGACATCGACTTGGTGGACATCACCTCTCCCAACAACCAGCACGTGGAGATGGTGATCGCGGCGGCAAAGGCGGGCAAGCACGTCTTCTGCGAGAAGCCGCTGGCGACGAACCTCGCGGATGCGAAGAAAGCGCTGAAGGCGGTGCAGGATGCGGGCGTACTGCATATGCTCTGCCACAATTACCGCCGCGCCCCGGCATGCAGCCTGGCCAAGAAAATGATCGAGAACGGCGACCTGGGCGAGATCTACCACTGGCGGGCGCTGTACCTGCAGGACTGGCTCATGTCGCCGAGCACGCCGATGATGTGGCGGGTGCAGAAGAAAATCGCCGGGTCCGGTTCACTGGGCGACCTGATGGCGCACAGCATCGACATGGCGCTATGGCTGCTGGGTGGGATCGAAGAGGTAGCCTGCACCATGAAGACGTTCATCAAGAAGCGGCCGAAGCTTGCGCAGGTGGATACGGGGCTCGGTGGAAAGGCTGCCGAAGGCGCGCCAATGGGGACAGTAGACGTCGATGACGGCGTCATCACCCTGGCGAAGTTCGCGAACGGCGCCCTTGGGACCTTCGAAGCAACCCGATTCGCGGCCGGCCGGAAGAACTACAACTGGTTCGAGGTGAATGGCTCCAAGGGTAGCGTGGTGTTCAATCTGGAAACCATGAACGAACTCCTGTACTACAACGCCGGCGACCCCGAGGACCGGCTGGGCTTCCGAGTGATCCAGGCGACGGCGGACTGCCACCCGATGATGTCCCATCCGGCAGGAGGGCCGCGGTACTGGCCGGTGGCGCATATCATCGGCTACGAGCACACCTTCATCAACACGGTCGCGGACCTGATGAACAACATCGCCGACGGCGAGATGCCGTGGCCGAACTTTGAGGACGGCTGCAAGACCCAGGCCGTTCTGGAAGCCTGCACTATTGCGGACAAGAGCAAGAAGTGGGAGAAGGTTCCGAAGGTGTAG
- a CDS encoding pentapeptide repeat-containing protein → MIRSVPGVLLFALTLTPLICAAQELAGLSPATVRAMAADGKDLSGSSLSGLDLSALQLANARAVQTNWTNAILRGATFRLVDMQDARFDEVIARGAVFDGCVLVNATLRHADLSGAQFLNAQLAGADFTGSRLRGAEFEGCTYSRTGGFHAGAVAAALGALSAGEQLTGAQTLSADLAAGLTGEPFAFVYDTEDPTRWPMAPFTESPVRAAAMTAGHNAKAIYDASPADALQTLTRSLKAGKICLLPVSLQGEEMSGSDFDRAFWGAAVAYNDNVKPPRIVVIVPPFGKREYEPGDLVSRWSGPWPTLEPAGAERSQAKFPLYVLTRGPESRSMRTTVLWALEQAIAMVREPRTYATLVPGLAGLKRLAGDLQLASQPETDPGFLARLAPWSGRPRDLLISARKAAADFLDAASAQMLEADRPLLNQAAGLYRGEAQILEENFPALNGEQGAPLEVQRQSFAKAAAVINEAVRIESTAAEVLEQVGKQ, encoded by the coding sequence ATGATCCGCTCCGTCCCTGGCGTGCTCCTCTTCGCCCTGACGCTGACGCCTTTGATCTGCGCAGCCCAGGAACTCGCCGGACTGTCGCCCGCTACCGTGCGCGCCATGGCTGCAGACGGCAAGGACCTGTCCGGTTCGTCCCTCTCGGGCCTGGACCTGTCCGCACTGCAGCTTGCCAATGCCAGGGCAGTACAGACCAACTGGACGAACGCGATTCTGCGCGGGGCGACGTTCCGCCTAGTGGATATGCAGGATGCGCGGTTTGACGAGGTGATTGCGCGCGGGGCGGTGTTCGACGGGTGCGTCCTCGTGAACGCAACATTGCGCCACGCCGATCTCTCGGGTGCGCAGTTCCTCAATGCCCAGCTTGCGGGTGCGGATTTCACAGGCAGCCGACTGCGCGGAGCGGAGTTCGAGGGTTGTACGTACTCGCGCACTGGCGGGTTCCATGCCGGAGCGGTGGCGGCGGCGCTGGGCGCACTGTCTGCGGGTGAGCAGCTGACCGGCGCGCAGACGCTGTCGGCCGACCTTGCCGCCGGATTGACGGGCGAGCCTTTCGCTTTCGTGTATGACACCGAGGACCCCACGCGCTGGCCCATGGCACCCTTCACGGAAAGCCCGGTGCGGGCGGCGGCCATGACCGCGGGACATAATGCGAAGGCGATCTACGACGCGTCGCCGGCCGACGCTCTCCAGACGCTCACGCGGTCGCTGAAGGCGGGGAAGATCTGCTTGCTTCCGGTATCACTGCAAGGCGAGGAGATGAGTGGGAGCGACTTCGACCGGGCGTTCTGGGGCGCAGCAGTGGCCTACAATGACAACGTGAAGCCACCCCGCATTGTGGTGATCGTGCCGCCCTTCGGAAAGAGGGAGTATGAGCCGGGGGACCTTGTCAGTCGATGGTCCGGGCCCTGGCCGACCCTTGAGCCGGCCGGGGCGGAGCGCTCCCAAGCCAAGTTCCCGCTGTACGTACTTACCCGGGGACCTGAGTCGCGTTCCATGCGGACCACCGTTCTCTGGGCGCTGGAACAGGCGATTGCGATGGTGCGCGAACCGCGGACATACGCAACGCTGGTCCCGGGGCTGGCGGGGTTGAAGCGTCTCGCTGGCGACCTGCAGTTGGCGTCGCAGCCCGAGACCGATCCGGGTTTTCTGGCCAGACTGGCGCCGTGGTCCGGCAGGCCGCGGGACCTCCTGATCAGTGCGCGCAAGGCCGCCGCCGACTTCCTGGATGCGGCGTCTGCGCAGATGCTGGAAGCCGACCGTCCGCTGCTGAACCAGGCGGCGGGGCTCTATCGGGGCGAGGCCCAGATCCTCGAGGAGAACTTCCCGGCGCTGAACGGCGAGCAGGGAGCGCCTCTCGAGGTGCAGCGACAGAGCTTCGCGAAAGCCGCGGCGGTGATCAACGAGGCGGTGCGGATTGAGAGCACTGCTGCCGAAGTACTCGAGCAGGTTGGAAAGCAATAG
- a CDS encoding NAD(P)H-hydrate dehydratase, producing MKLVTAEQMRKIDAATIDKYGIPGILLMENAGVQVADAVRELIREMPGARVVVVCGKGNNGGDGLVAARHLTNDGTNVRVALLCNGADMAGDAAANFRIARNMGVAITENADLEAVRAMLGRADIVVDAILGTGISGEVHGLPRAAIEAINDSGASVVSADIPSGINADTGQVAGVAVIADITVTFGAIKLGLVQHPGATFCGSLRLAEIGIPRSLTFSTTISANLVTEPIASFLLPARADDIHKGDAGRLLVLAGSVGMTGAAALCAQAAMRTGAGLVTVGCPESLNDILEEKCTEAMTVPLPETLERSLSTAATARILELAERSDAVALGPGLSQNPETFALVRELVPSITVPLVLDADGLNALEGSPQAIASRSAPTVITPHPGELARLMTSTIEAVQENRVDAARRAARETQAVVLLKGAASVIAQPSGEVWINTTGNSGMASGGMGDVLTGMVGALLAAGAGPESAAIAGAYYHGLAGDAAGKDGERGLVASDVLKSIQEVLPD from the coding sequence ATGAAACTGGTCACCGCCGAGCAGATGCGCAAGATAGACGCCGCCACCATAGACAAGTACGGGATTCCCGGCATACTGCTCATGGAGAATGCGGGGGTTCAGGTTGCCGATGCTGTGCGGGAATTGATTCGAGAGATGCCGGGCGCCAGGGTCGTCGTGGTTTGCGGCAAGGGCAACAACGGCGGGGACGGCCTGGTCGCGGCTCGTCACCTCACCAATGACGGAACCAACGTGCGCGTGGCCCTCTTGTGCAACGGTGCCGACATGGCCGGCGATGCCGCCGCAAACTTCCGCATAGCCCGGAACATGGGCGTAGCAATCACCGAAAACGCCGATCTGGAGGCCGTGCGCGCCATGCTTGGACGCGCAGACATCGTCGTGGACGCCATTCTGGGCACCGGCATCTCTGGGGAGGTCCACGGGCTTCCCCGCGCGGCGATCGAGGCCATCAATGATTCCGGCGCCAGCGTCGTCAGTGCGGATATCCCATCCGGCATCAACGCCGACACCGGGCAGGTCGCGGGTGTTGCGGTGATCGCTGACATCACCGTGACTTTCGGCGCCATCAAGCTCGGGCTGGTCCAACACCCCGGAGCCACATTCTGCGGCAGTCTGCGCCTGGCCGAGATCGGCATCCCCCGCAGCCTCACATTCTCCACCACCATCTCTGCCAATCTTGTGACCGAACCGATCGCGTCATTCCTGCTGCCTGCGCGCGCTGACGACATCCACAAGGGCGATGCCGGCCGCCTCCTTGTGCTTGCCGGGTCGGTGGGCATGACTGGAGCCGCAGCGCTCTGTGCCCAGGCTGCCATGCGAACGGGCGCCGGGTTGGTCACTGTCGGCTGTCCCGAGAGCCTGAACGATATCCTCGAGGAGAAGTGCACCGAGGCCATGACCGTGCCCCTTCCGGAGACGCTGGAGCGCTCCCTCTCCACCGCTGCAACCGCGAGGATTCTCGAACTCGCAGAACGCAGCGACGCCGTGGCGCTGGGGCCGGGGCTGTCGCAGAACCCTGAGACTTTCGCGCTGGTACGCGAACTGGTGCCCTCCATCACCGTGCCCCTAGTGTTGGATGCCGATGGTCTGAACGCTCTGGAGGGGTCTCCGCAGGCTATCGCATCCCGCTCTGCGCCGACGGTGATCACCCCCCACCCGGGGGAGTTGGCCCGGCTCATGACGTCGACAATCGAGGCCGTCCAGGAGAACCGCGTCGATGCTGCCCGGCGCGCCGCCCGCGAGACTCAGGCAGTCGTCCTCCTCAAGGGCGCTGCCAGCGTGATCGCCCAGCCGTCTGGGGAGGTGTGGATTAACACCACGGGAAACTCGGGCATGGCATCCGGCGGAATGGGCGACGTACTCACCGGAATGGTCGGCGCGCTTCTTGCCGCAGGCGCAGGTCCCGAGTCCGCCGCAATCGCTGGGGCGTATTACCACGGCCTCGCCGGTGACGCGGCGGGGAAAGACGGCGAGCGCGGTTTGGTCGCAAGCGATGTGCTCAAGTCCATTCAGGAGGTCCTGCCGGACTAA